The following is a genomic window from Bordetella sp. H567.
CGTGACGGGCACGGACAAGCTCACCGTCGGCCAGTCGCGCACGGTGGAAGTGACCGGCCACGAGGACTACACCGTCAAGGCCTCGCGCACGGTACATGTGAAGAGCGGCCTGATGGAGGAGAAATTCGACAACGGCTTGAAGACCACGGTCGCGGCCAGCGGCGAAACGCGGGAGATCACGGGGCTGTTCGACGAAACGCTGAAAACCGGCGAAAAGATCACCGTCAGCGGCGGCGATTCCCTGCATGACGTGCAGGCCGGTACGCTGACGGCCCAGGCCACGGGCCAGGTGGTGGTGAAGTCCAGCAGCGCGGGCCTGGAAGCCACCGCCCCGCAGAAGATCCGCGTGGAGTCCACCGGCAATGCGATGGACGTCAAGTCCCAGGGGGCCATGCTGGTGCAGTCCGTCGGTTCCACCGTGGACGTGCACGGCAACGCCGACATCACGCTGAAGACGCCGACGGCCATCGTGCTGAACGCGCCCGAGGTCAAGAACATGGCGAACGGGAAATGGCTGACCACGACGCCGTACGGCCTGTCGCTGGCCGGCTTCAAGGCGGAAATCGGCGTCAGCCGCATCGCGCTGTACCGCACGACGGTCATGCTGAATTTGTCTTTCACCAATTACTCCGCGATCAGCAATATCGGGGCGCTGACGTCGTACCGCACCTCCGGATCCAGCTACGCCTTCGATTCCATCAAAGTCCAGCAGGTCGGCTTGAAGCAATCCATGGTTGGCCTGTGGAGCATCCTGTGATGGCGGCGTGGGGCTTGCCCGGATGGGCCTGGGCGGTCATCCTCGTGCTGGTGTTGTCGGTCGTCCAGGTCGGCTTCATGCTGCGCGGCGAATTGCGCCGCCGCGCACAGGACGCGGCGCTGGTGGCGCGCCAGGACCAGGTGCGCCAGACCGGCCGCCCCGGCACGGGGGTGGTCATACGCACCACGGATACGGGCACGCGCCTGGGCGCCATCAAGTTCTTCGTCATCGACATCACGCTGCGGGTGGAAGCCCAAGGTGCCGAACCGGCTTTCGACGCCACGCTGCGCGTTCCGGTATCGCCGGTGCGCCTGGCGGAGTTCGCGGAAGGCCGCATCGTCCGGGTCCGAGTGAATCCGGACACCCGCGAGGTGGCGCTGGACCAGCGCACGGAATAGCACCGTGAAGACAGCATCGTGAAAACCGTCAAGCCATTTCGCCTGAGCCTGCTCACACGGCCCTATCGCTGGCAGCGCGCCAACCATCTGGGCGTCGCCGTGCTGGCCCTGGTGGAACTCGGCGATACGCCTCGCCTGCTGCCGGAACAGGATTTGTGGATCCTGGCGGGAGAGGAGGCGGGCGGCGTGCTGGATACCGGCATGCCCAAGCCCGTACCGGAGGTCCTGGCGACAGGCTATGCCTACGCGCGGCATCAGCAGGAACCCGGGGCGTGCGCGGTGCGCCTGAAGGTGGACGGCATCGTGGACAAGCCGCTGCTGGTATTCGGCGACCGGTATTGGCTGGACGGCCGGCCCGACAAGCCACGTCCCTTCGAGGCCATGCGCGTGGATTGGACGAGAGCCTACGGTGGCCCGGACGTGCCCGACAATCCCCACGGTATCGGCGCGGCCGATGAAATCGTCAACGGCGTGCGGGTGCGCCGGGTGCCCAATATCGAGTCGCCGCAGGAGCGCCTGTCCGCGCCTTCCCAGCGGCCCGCGCCGGCCGGCTACGGCGCGCTGGGCATGGACTGGCCGCAGCGGGCGTGCCATATGGGCAGTCGCTACGACCAGGAGTGGCTGGAGAACGATTTCCCGGGCTTCGCGCCGGACATGGACCCGCGCTTCTTCCAGGCCGCGCCGCCTGACCAGCGCGCCGCGGTGCCAGGTACGCCGCTGGGCGGGGCGGCCTATGAAATCTGGAACATGCATCCCGAACGGCAGGTGCTGCGCGGGCGCCTGCCCGATTGGCGGGCGCGCTGCTTCGCCAGCCTGCAGGCCGACGGCACCGCGCTGCACGAAATCGCGCTGAACCTGTCCACCGCCTGGTTCTTTCCGCATCGCGACCGCGTGGTCCTGATCTGGCACGGCTGCATGCCGATCGGCGAGGACGATGGCGCCGACGTCCGCTTCATCATGCCCGCGATGGAGCTTGCGGATGCCCCCCGCGAGATGGCGCATTATGCCGGCGTCATGGCGCGCCGCCTCGATTCCCGGCATGGCGCGCTCCATGCCATGCTGGACGAGGACCTCGTCCCGCGTGAACTGTGCGCGCCATGGATGGACGGCACCGCGGCCGACGCCGGCAATCGGCCGTCGCAGCGCAACCAGCGCGCGGGCGCCGAACGTCGCCACGCGCAGGCGCGCGCCGAGCTGCTCGCGCAAGGCCTGGATCCCGAGCGGTATCTGCCCGCGTTGGAGCCTGCGCAAGCCGCGCCCGCGCTGGCCGACCTGCCGGAGCACATCCTGCGGATGGAGCAGGAGCTGGAGAAGGCCAGGCGGGGCGAAGGTGACATGGCGCGCGTGTACGCGGACCCCGAGCTCGATGGGCTGGCCGCGACCGCGGGCGTCGATGTGCAAGCACTGGGGCGGCTGGATATCGGCGCGCCGCCGGCTGCCTTTGATCCCGCCGTACTGCGGCGGCAGTTGCGGGAAGCCCGGGCCCAGCCGTGGATGCGCCAGAACCAGAATGGCGGGGCCAAAGCCATCGCCAGCGCCGGCTATCTGCAGGCGGCCCAGCACTTCGCGCCACCGCCGCCGATGCCGCCGCATCGCGCGCGCCGCACGCGCGAGCGCCTGAAGGCGCGTGCCCTGGCAGGCCGGGACGCCAGGGGCCTGCCGCTGGCGGGCGCGGATCTGTCGGGCATGGACCTCAAGGGCATGGATTTTCGCGGCGCCGACCTGGCCGGCGCCGATCTGACCGATGCGCGCCTGGATGGATGCGATTTCACCGAGGCCGTGCTGGCGGGCGCGCGATTCATCCGCACCTCCGCGCGGGATGCCTGCTTCAAGCGCGCCAATCTTGGCCGCCTCACCTGCCAGCAGGCGGACTTCGAGTGCGCCGAGCTGGGCGAAGCGCGGCTGGATGAAGCCGTGCTGGAAGACTGCGTGCTGCGCGGCGCATCGCTCGGCGGCCAGTCGACCAGGACATTGCTGCGTGGCTGCGACCTCGCCGGCGCCACGCTGTCGCAATGGATGGCCGCCAACGTGATCCTGGAGCGCTGCAGCCTGGACCACGCGAATATCCGTATGTGTGCCTTCATGGAGAGTGCCTTGCAGGACTGCGATTTCACCTCGGCTCGGCTGACACGGGTGGGCTTCACACGATGCCTGTTCTCCGGCAGGACGACGTTCGCGCATGCCGATGTGCAGGCGAGCGCCTTTGCCGGAGGCGCGGATCTTACGGGAGCCGGCTTTACGGGCGCCACCCTGCGCAACAGCAGCCTGCGCGGCGCGATCCTGGACGGCGCCGACTTCACGGATGCGATGCTGGAAGCGTGCGATCTCTCCGAATGCCTGTTGCGTGGCGCTGACCTGTCGCGCATCCGCGCGCCGCGCAGCCTTTTCGTACGCGCGGATCTGGATGCCGCGTCGCTGCGCA
Proteins encoded in this region:
- a CDS encoding DUF2169 family type VI secretion system accessory protein, yielding MKTVKPFRLSLLTRPYRWQRANHLGVAVLALVELGDTPRLLPEQDLWILAGEEAGGVLDTGMPKPVPEVLATGYAYARHQQEPGACAVRLKVDGIVDKPLLVFGDRYWLDGRPDKPRPFEAMRVDWTRAYGGPDVPDNPHGIGAADEIVNGVRVRRVPNIESPQERLSAPSQRPAPAGYGALGMDWPQRACHMGSRYDQEWLENDFPGFAPDMDPRFFQAAPPDQRAAVPGTPLGGAAYEIWNMHPERQVLRGRLPDWRARCFASLQADGTALHEIALNLSTAWFFPHRDRVVLIWHGCMPIGEDDGADVRFIMPAMELADAPREMAHYAGVMARRLDSRHGALHAMLDEDLVPRELCAPWMDGTAADAGNRPSQRNQRAGAERRHAQARAELLAQGLDPERYLPALEPAQAAPALADLPEHILRMEQELEKARRGEGDMARVYADPELDGLAATAGVDVQALGRLDIGAPPAAFDPAVLRRQLREARAQPWMRQNQNGGAKAIASAGYLQAAQHFAPPPPMPPHRARRTRERLKARALAGRDARGLPLAGADLSGMDLKGMDFRGADLAGADLTDARLDGCDFTEAVLAGARFIRTSARDACFKRANLGRLTCQQADFECAELGEARLDEAVLEDCVLRGASLGGQSTRTLLRGCDLAGATLSQWMAANVILERCSLDHANIRMCAFMESALQDCDFTSARLTRVGFTRCLFSGRTTFAHADVQASAFAGGADLTGAGFTGATLRNSSLRGAILDGADFTDAMLEACDLSECLLRGADLSRIRAPRSLFVRADLDAASLRKANLIEASLSKATLRDAGLEQANLFRADVSQALIDASTRMQGAYTAGAKRYPLRRTESAA